A window of Haliscomenobacter hydrossis DSM 1100 contains these coding sequences:
- a CDS encoding AAA family ATPase: MPLPISIPFFAFRLSFSNNVTLLNPMTDAHSIRLGKTLSEVADEYQSALQEQLYNQTPLLPLMDLLRPSTYYTSELEVDFPAGTSGPGTPAFNLSFEFFYQQQEHAWRAILPALGLETSATFEVDLAENLRELVRIDFRRQDRLLSVQDIISTIWFKSIELIQKEINLEALDPGEKRPEKEQGKFVWLDKVASNLNIVRQESYGCEKELNQVLRILRGGYPNNLLIIGPSGVGKTALIWEATRQLKLHYPDEFNIWETTASTLIKELSQERGWEFNLSELIKEIANTPHILYLRNLMDLFEVGQYQGNEASMAEFLTAYLSQGQIRMISECTEEQFARIELNAPGYPAYFQVLRLNEPRGEQMEQIILDKVKALAEQANILIAEEAVNEVIRLHRRFMPYAGMPGKPIRFLEGMALRMSKPQGGQEDFSIIDRNEVIRYFCAESGMPPMIVDPNISLVPAQVKAYFYQQVFGQELAVDAVVDAMVAIKTALARTDKPIASFLFAGPTGVGKTELAKVLTAFMFGDKDRMVRFDMSEYGTPGALLRLAGAGNVEGLLTSAIRKQPFSVLLFDEIEKAHPNFFDLLLQLLGEGRLSDNRGRTADFCSAIVIMTTNLGADANRPRPGFGNVGKPAQELYQDAIKKYFRPELVNRIDQIIAFQSLDKTLIRAIVTREIEQFKTRDGIRYRKLELSINDNALEKLAEEGFHPKYGGRQLQRAIRELIALPLSNQLNLYDPTDKLNVVVKTSKGSVKVEVEPEPVPLEELLDEFNLQDGADQASVLRGSAIGFKESHLFTLLLQELDDLEEEAKGEQGKDPVFSAQAEIRKMQLMALRDKVESLVSEVEDLEQKLSLAVLGIGSATDEIAEVEQWEEKFFRLKVEVYQQANPSANIAYLGIFGEACEKMRPVYSALCIEKNYEFAFTEVWYRESHYYSVNDENKTEQYLLIEQAQLGEFLPEAQDRLVGIILKITGPAVQLFFAGETGIQKWLNPQRKEMLAEIKLSEQKDAPPKGIHLKNYFSRLPIRRSLEFPQIKDNVWRINRQLAEDQYSAYLLFQLEQQFKLNLDNQF, encoded by the coding sequence ATGCCCCTTCCCATCAGCATTCCTTTTTTTGCCTTTCGTTTGAGCTTCAGCAACAATGTGACCTTGCTGAATCCGATGACGGACGCACATTCGATTCGTTTGGGAAAAACCTTGAGTGAGGTGGCAGATGAATACCAGTCAGCCTTACAGGAACAGCTTTACAACCAAACACCCCTGCTGCCCTTAATGGATTTGTTGAGGCCCAGCACGTACTACACTTCAGAATTGGAAGTAGATTTTCCGGCGGGTACCAGTGGCCCAGGCACCCCGGCCTTTAATTTGAGTTTCGAGTTTTTTTATCAGCAACAGGAACACGCCTGGCGGGCTATCTTGCCTGCGCTTGGACTGGAAACCTCCGCAACTTTTGAAGTGGATTTAGCCGAAAATTTACGGGAATTGGTCCGCATTGATTTCCGGCGGCAAGATCGTCTGCTTTCTGTGCAGGACATCATCTCCACGATTTGGTTCAAAAGTATTGAACTCATCCAAAAAGAAATCAACCTGGAAGCACTTGATCCAGGTGAAAAACGCCCAGAAAAAGAACAGGGCAAGTTTGTTTGGCTCGACAAAGTGGCCAGCAACCTCAACATCGTCCGCCAGGAGAGTTATGGCTGCGAAAAAGAATTGAACCAGGTCTTGCGCATTTTGCGGGGTGGCTATCCCAACAACTTGCTCATCATCGGGCCTTCCGGGGTGGGAAAAACTGCCCTGATCTGGGAAGCAACCCGTCAGTTGAAGTTACACTATCCCGATGAATTCAACATTTGGGAAACCACCGCTTCCACCCTCATCAAAGAGTTGTCTCAGGAACGCGGCTGGGAGTTTAACCTGTCTGAATTAATCAAAGAAATTGCCAATACGCCTCATATTTTGTATCTGCGCAACCTAATGGATTTGTTTGAGGTGGGGCAATACCAGGGGAATGAGGCCAGTATGGCTGAGTTTTTGACCGCTTACCTCAGTCAGGGCCAGATTCGGATGATCAGTGAATGTACGGAAGAGCAATTTGCCCGCATTGAACTGAACGCCCCCGGCTATCCCGCCTATTTTCAGGTCTTGCGCCTCAACGAACCGCGTGGGGAGCAGATGGAACAGATCATTCTGGACAAAGTAAAAGCCTTGGCCGAGCAAGCCAATATTCTCATTGCCGAAGAAGCGGTTAACGAAGTCATCCGTCTGCACCGCCGCTTTATGCCTTATGCGGGCATGCCGGGCAAACCCATCCGTTTTTTGGAAGGCATGGCCTTGCGGATGAGCAAACCCCAAGGTGGACAAGAAGATTTTTCCATCATCGACCGCAACGAGGTCATCCGTTATTTTTGCGCCGAAAGTGGCATGCCCCCCATGATTGTGGATCCAAACATTTCCTTGGTTCCTGCTCAAGTCAAAGCCTATTTTTACCAGCAAGTATTTGGACAGGAATTGGCCGTGGATGCGGTGGTAGATGCGATGGTGGCCATTAAAACGGCACTCGCGCGGACGGACAAACCCATTGCTTCCTTTTTATTTGCCGGCCCCACCGGGGTGGGCAAAACGGAATTGGCCAAGGTACTCACCGCATTCATGTTTGGCGACAAAGACCGCATGGTGCGCTTCGATATGAGTGAATATGGCACGCCGGGTGCGCTTTTGCGCCTCGCAGGAGCGGGCAACGTGGAAGGATTGCTCACTTCGGCCATCCGCAAACAACCCTTTAGCGTGCTGCTTTTTGATGAAATTGAAAAAGCCCATCCCAATTTTTTTGACCTCCTACTCCAACTCTTGGGCGAAGGCCGCTTGAGCGACAACCGGGGCCGGACCGCCGATTTTTGTAGTGCCATCGTCATCATGACCACCAACCTGGGAGCCGACGCCAACCGCCCCCGGCCAGGATTTGGCAATGTGGGAAAACCGGCCCAAGAATTGTATCAAGACGCCATAAAAAAATATTTTCGCCCGGAACTGGTCAACCGCATCGACCAAATCATTGCGTTTCAATCGCTCGACAAAACCCTCATCCGGGCCATCGTCACCCGCGAAATTGAACAGTTCAAAACCCGTGACGGAATTCGCTACCGCAAACTGGAATTGAGCATCAATGACAATGCCCTGGAGAAACTGGCCGAAGAGGGCTTTCACCCCAAATACGGTGGCCGCCAACTCCAACGGGCCATCCGCGAACTGATTGCCTTGCCCTTGTCTAACCAACTCAATCTATACGATCCCACCGACAAATTGAACGTGGTGGTTAAAACCAGCAAAGGCAGTGTAAAGGTGGAAGTAGAACCGGAACCCGTGCCTTTGGAAGAATTGCTCGATGAGTTCAATTTGCAGGACGGTGCCGATCAAGCATCGGTGCTGCGCGGCTCGGCCATTGGGTTTAAGGAGAGTCATTTATTTACCTTGCTGTTGCAGGAACTGGATGATTTGGAAGAAGAAGCCAAAGGGGAACAAGGCAAAGACCCCGTTTTTTCAGCCCAGGCCGAAATCCGTAAGATGCAATTGATGGCGCTCCGCGATAAAGTGGAAAGTTTGGTCAGTGAAGTAGAAGACCTGGAGCAAAAGCTGAGTTTGGCGGTGCTGGGGATCGGTAGCGCCACGGACGAAATAGCCGAAGTTGAACAGTGGGAAGAAAAGTTTTTCCGGCTCAAAGTTGAAGTGTATCAGCAAGCCAATCCTTCGGCCAATATCGCTTACCTGGGCATTTTTGGAGAGGCCTGCGAAAAAATGCGACCCGTGTACAGCGCATTGTGTATCGAAAAAAATTATGAATTTGCGTTTACCGAGGTTTGGTACCGCGAATCTCACTATTACAGCGTCAATGATGAAAACAAAACTGAGCAATACCTGTTGATAGAGCAAGCTCAATTGGGTGAATTTTTACCCGAAGCACAGGATCGTTTGGTGGGCATCATTTTGAAAATCACTGGTCCAGCGGTGCAATTGTTTTTTGCAGGGGAAACGGGCATCCAAAAATGGCTGAACCCCCAGCGCAAAGAGATGTTGGCAGAAATCAAACTGAGTGAACAAAAAGATGCGCCACCCAAAGGTATTCACCTGAAAAACTATTTCAGTCGTTTGCCCATTCGGCGTAGCCTGGAGTTTCCCCAGATCAAAGACAATGTATGGCGCATTAACCGGCAATTGGCCGAAGATCAATACTCTGCATACCTTCTTTTTCAACTCGAACAACAATTTAAACTAAACCTGGACAACCAATTTTAA
- a CDS encoding DUF5686 and carboxypeptidase-like regulatory domain-containing protein → MRFELKFLVWEKYAHLASVLACFVLSITWLSAQNKTYLGKIQDAKSQEALAFVSIGIKGNSQGTTTDLDGNFTVIAPSTATLVISYVGYQTKEVPLTNVGSFLLISLAEDVLNLPEVTIRPKENPAWGIIRKVLANRPQNNPEAYNSYQYLSYNKSSFTVGNFQKFKESLKKDKEKDAKTKQRSPEAIRRDSIISDALRNKMYLWVKESAVEVFHKKPTQDKERIIASKSSLPGDFSMGFAASDFQPFGFYKEVMSLTLASLNFINPISDGTFNRYDFQIRDTIYQGEDSTFVIFYQPFKGKNFDGMRGVLHINSNGYAMENVIASPADTTLNIKFRVQQQYRFTGKYWFPEILQTELSMPIGNEGSTFDLQIRNRTQVKDPKINEVIPASVFNYATREQEADAKQLSDEEWKTLRLDTLSTREQNSYTLWDSLPELKGPRNLFKFLGGSAKAYYTGMLPIGQFEIPLRDVIGLNGYEGYRLGLALRSNFKNLSWLQLRGYVAYGLKDEAWKYGLRSEFLLSKQKDLRLRLSYRRDLNEPGSFNILSDNTPLLGRIAPRNWIRNRMDSIESFRTELFYRPSAHLQFNPYWHRESRQTTYPYSFVKGESISNGTFRKEEIGLNMRFAPKEWLHKDGITETIYYFTYPVFDFQVAQGKINGGPSPINFTRLILSMEAQNTSKAFGKSIFRLMGGMMLGNVPYPYLFNAPGVRREGGSPIFSYHVFQTMGLYEFAGDRFAYLFFEHNFGKLLLKINSKYSQPEIALAQNIAWGNLLNKEAHQEVEFNTLDKGYYETGLYLRNLLLIPILKAAKFSAGIGAFYRWGPYSLPERKDNFSYQFNFYFTL, encoded by the coding sequence ATGAGATTTGAGTTGAAATTTTTGGTTTGGGAGAAGTATGCCCATTTGGCAAGCGTTTTGGCTTGTTTTGTACTGTCAATTACCTGGCTTTCCGCGCAAAACAAAACCTATTTGGGTAAAATCCAGGATGCAAAGTCCCAGGAAGCGCTGGCCTTTGTCAGCATTGGCATCAAAGGTAATTCCCAGGGAACCACTACCGACCTGGATGGAAATTTCACGGTTATTGCCCCCAGCACCGCTACCCTGGTGATCAGCTATGTCGGGTATCAAACCAAAGAAGTGCCGCTCACCAACGTAGGTTCATTTCTGTTGATTTCCCTAGCTGAAGACGTGTTGAATTTGCCTGAAGTGACCATCCGCCCCAAAGAAAACCCGGCTTGGGGCATCATCCGTAAGGTGTTGGCCAATCGTCCCCAAAACAATCCTGAAGCGTATAATTCTTACCAATACCTTTCTTACAACAAGTCGTCCTTTACGGTTGGCAATTTTCAAAAATTCAAAGAATCGCTCAAAAAGGACAAAGAAAAGGATGCCAAAACCAAGCAGCGTTCGCCCGAAGCCATCCGCCGCGACTCCATCATCAGCGATGCGCTGCGCAACAAGATGTACCTCTGGGTAAAAGAATCAGCGGTGGAAGTATTTCATAAAAAACCCACGCAGGACAAAGAGCGCATCATCGCCAGCAAATCTTCCCTGCCCGGCGATTTTTCCATGGGTTTTGCCGCCAGCGATTTTCAGCCTTTTGGCTTTTACAAAGAAGTGATGTCCTTGACCTTGGCCAGCCTGAACTTTATCAACCCCATCAGCGACGGCACCTTTAACCGCTACGATTTCCAAATTCGCGATACCATCTACCAGGGTGAAGACAGCACTTTTGTGATTTTTTACCAACCCTTCAAAGGCAAAAACTTCGACGGGATGAGAGGAGTGCTGCACATCAATTCCAATGGTTACGCCATGGAAAATGTGATCGCCAGTCCTGCTGACACTACCCTCAACATCAAATTCCGGGTACAACAACAGTACCGCTTTACGGGCAAATATTGGTTTCCGGAAATCCTGCAAACCGAACTCAGCATGCCCATTGGCAATGAAGGCAGCACTTTTGACTTGCAAATCCGCAACCGCACCCAGGTAAAAGACCCCAAAATAAACGAAGTTATACCGGCCAGCGTGTTCAATTACGCCACCCGCGAACAAGAAGCCGACGCCAAACAGCTCAGCGATGAGGAGTGGAAAACCCTGCGTCTGGATACGCTCAGCACCCGCGAGCAGAATTCTTATACCCTGTGGGATTCCTTGCCGGAATTGAAAGGGCCGCGCAATTTGTTCAAATTTTTGGGTGGATCCGCCAAAGCGTATTATACTGGCATGTTGCCCATCGGCCAGTTTGAAATCCCGCTGCGCGATGTGATCGGTTTGAATGGCTATGAAGGGTATCGCCTGGGTTTGGCCCTGCGTAGCAATTTCAAAAATTTGTCCTGGCTGCAACTTCGTGGTTACGTAGCCTACGGACTCAAGGACGAAGCCTGGAAATACGGCCTGCGCAGTGAATTTTTGCTGAGTAAACAAAAAGACCTGCGTTTGCGCTTGTCCTACCGCCGCGACCTCAACGAGCCGGGTTCGTTCAACATCTTGTCTGATAATACCCCCCTACTCGGCCGCATCGCCCCGCGCAACTGGATTCGCAACCGCATGGACAGCATCGAATCTTTCCGGACGGAGTTGTTCTATCGGCCTAGCGCGCATTTGCAATTCAACCCCTATTGGCACCGCGAAAGCCGCCAAACCACTTATCCTTATTCCTTTGTAAAAGGGGAAAGTATTTCGAATGGTACCTTCCGCAAGGAAGAAATAGGCTTGAACATGCGCTTTGCCCCCAAGGAGTGGCTACACAAGGACGGCATTACCGAAACGATTTATTATTTCACCTACCCGGTATTTGATTTTCAGGTGGCGCAAGGGAAAATCAACGGTGGCCCCTCCCCTATCAATTTTACCCGTTTGATTTTGAGTATGGAAGCGCAAAACACCTCCAAAGCTTTTGGAAAAAGCATTTTCCGGCTGATGGGTGGTATGATGTTGGGCAATGTGCCTTATCCTTATTTGTTCAATGCGCCGGGTGTACGCCGCGAAGGTGGCTCCCCCATTTTCAGTTACCACGTTTTCCAAACGATGGGGCTGTACGAGTTTGCGGGTGATCGCTTCGCGTACCTCTTTTTTGAACACAACTTTGGCAAATTGTTGCTCAAAATCAACTCCAAATACTCTCAACCGGAAATCGCCCTGGCCCAAAACATCGCCTGGGGGAACTTGCTGAACAAAGAAGCGCACCAGGAGGTGGAGTTCAATACGCTGGACAAAGGCTATTACGAAACCGGGCTTTATTTGCGGAATTTATTGCTGATTCCCATTCTGAAAGCCGCGAAGTTCAGTGCGGGCATCGGTGCGTTCTACCGCTGGGGGCCGTATTCCTTGCCGGAGCGGAAGGATAACTTTTCCTATCAGTTTAATTTTTATTTTACGTTGTAG
- a CDS encoding Gfo/Idh/MocA family protein: MSTKNKKTSFDRRRFVRTSAAVTGGLLLVPELLSAKAFNSVDDAIKVGVIGCGGRGTGAAVQALSTSQNVKLVAMGDAFSDRVENSYKQIEKAMTAKQKTDRLDVPKERRFVGFDAYQKVIGLCDVVILASPPGFRPDHFTAAVAAGKQIFMEKPVATDAVGVRKVLEAAAIAKQKKLNVVVGLQRHYENVYQQWVEKLHEGVIGDITMSSVYWNNEGVWVKKREEKQTEMEYQMRNWYYFNWLCGDHIVEQHIHNLDVGNWVKKGHPVKASGMGGRQVRTGKEYGEIFDHHFVEYEYADGSMMYSQCRHQPGTPSKVTEAFVGTKGRAPKPGIIQDHAGKTIMRISGKDDPDPYQVEHDVLFAAIAKGEYKFADAENGAHATMTAIMGRMATYSGQVVEWDKALNSNISLFPDKLDWNAMPKSLPDKDGFYPIAMPGKTEVI; encoded by the coding sequence ATGAGCACAAAAAACAAAAAGACAAGTTTCGATCGCCGCCGTTTCGTCAGGACTTCGGCAGCCGTAACGGGAGGACTACTGTTGGTACCTGAATTACTCAGCGCCAAAGCTTTCAACAGTGTTGATGATGCCATTAAGGTTGGCGTGATTGGCTGTGGTGGCCGTGGTACGGGCGCAGCTGTGCAAGCACTCTCCACGTCCCAAAACGTAAAATTGGTCGCCATGGGCGACGCTTTCTCCGATCGGGTAGAAAACAGCTACAAGCAGATCGAAAAAGCAATGACGGCCAAGCAAAAAACGGACAGGCTGGATGTACCCAAAGAGCGGCGTTTTGTTGGTTTTGATGCCTACCAAAAGGTCATCGGACTGTGCGACGTGGTGATTTTGGCAAGCCCTCCGGGTTTCCGCCCTGATCACTTTACCGCAGCCGTTGCAGCAGGCAAACAAATCTTTATGGAAAAACCGGTCGCCACAGATGCGGTCGGTGTGCGTAAAGTACTGGAAGCTGCCGCAATTGCCAAGCAGAAAAAACTCAACGTGGTCGTTGGTTTGCAACGCCACTACGAAAACGTTTACCAGCAGTGGGTTGAAAAACTGCACGAAGGCGTCATTGGTGACATCACCATGAGTAGCGTCTATTGGAACAACGAAGGGGTTTGGGTCAAAAAACGCGAAGAAAAACAAACCGAGATGGAGTACCAAATGCGCAACTGGTACTACTTCAACTGGCTTTGTGGCGACCATATCGTAGAGCAACACATCCACAACCTAGACGTGGGCAACTGGGTAAAAAAAGGTCATCCCGTAAAAGCTTCTGGTATGGGTGGCCGCCAGGTACGCACGGGCAAAGAATATGGTGAAATTTTTGACCACCACTTCGTAGAATATGAATATGCTGATGGCTCAATGATGTACAGCCAATGCCGTCACCAGCCAGGTACCCCAAGTAAGGTAACCGAGGCGTTTGTGGGCACTAAAGGCCGCGCCCCAAAACCAGGGATCATTCAGGATCATGCGGGCAAAACCATCATGCGCATCAGCGGCAAAGATGATCCAGATCCATATCAGGTTGAGCACGATGTATTGTTTGCAGCTATTGCCAAAGGTGAATACAAGTTTGCCGATGCCGAAAATGGTGCCCATGCAACCATGACCGCGATCATGGGCCGGATGGCTACTTATTCTGGTCAAGTTGTTGAATGGGACAAAGCTTTGAATTCCAATATCAGCCTGTTCCCGGATAAACTGGATTGGAATGCCATGCCCAAATCCTTGCCCGACAAAGATGGTTTTTACCCCATCGCCATGCCCGGCAAAACCGAGGTGATTTAA
- a CDS encoding formylglycine-generating enzyme family protein, which produces MKDYFILACMLSIFSVLKAQKAGELAKITIPGGKAEFSLAFIPAGQLPIQSADGKKLNIELDAFWMGTREVTYDEFIQFQYRRNDNNSSNWKDGKYSADAVTRPTPQYMDYTWGMGTLGGVPAVAMTQQGALRYCQWLFQKTGQFFRLPTEAEWEYACRAGAQGPQPEGVTEDNIGDYAWHYDNSTEKYHPTGQKKVNAWGLFDMLGNVAEWTADSYVDDYFGESSKNPKNPWHKPSAKYSHTIKGGSFDDNPEDCSCTKRVKSLPTLQKRDPQIPRSRWWNTDSSWLGFRIVRPVKQPTAAEIETYFKEAIVD; this is translated from the coding sequence ATGAAAGACTACTTCATTCTTGCTTGTATGCTCAGCATTTTTTCGGTTTTGAAGGCTCAAAAAGCCGGGGAGCTAGCCAAAATCACCATTCCGGGCGGCAAAGCTGAGTTCAGCCTGGCGTTTATCCCGGCAGGTCAATTGCCGATCCAATCTGCTGATGGGAAAAAACTGAACATTGAGTTGGATGCGTTTTGGATGGGTACCCGCGAGGTCACTTACGATGAGTTCATCCAATTCCAATACCGCAGAAACGACAACAACAGCAGCAACTGGAAAGACGGAAAATACAGCGCCGACGCCGTAACCCGCCCTACGCCTCAATATATGGATTATACCTGGGGCATGGGTACTTTAGGTGGCGTACCTGCAGTTGCGATGACCCAACAGGGCGCCTTGCGCTACTGTCAATGGTTGTTCCAAAAAACCGGGCAATTTTTCCGTTTGCCTACCGAAGCTGAATGGGAGTACGCATGCCGTGCGGGTGCCCAAGGCCCTCAGCCAGAAGGGGTAACCGAAGACAATATAGGCGATTATGCCTGGCACTACGACAACAGTACTGAAAAATACCACCCAACTGGCCAGAAAAAAGTCAACGCCTGGGGCCTTTTTGACATGCTCGGCAATGTAGCCGAGTGGACTGCGGATTCTTATGTGGACGACTATTTTGGCGAAAGCAGCAAAAATCCCAAAAATCCTTGGCACAAACCAAGCGCCAAATACTCCCATACCATCAAAGGGGGCTCTTTCGACGACAACCCCGAAGATTGCTCCTGCACCAAACGGGTAAAATCTTTGCCCACCTTGCAAAAACGGGATCCACAAATTCCCAGAAGCCGCTGGTGGAATACCGATTCCTCCTGGTTGGGTTTTCGCATAGTGCGTCCGGTCAAACAGCCTACGGCGGCAGAGATAGAGACCTATTTCAAAGAAGCAATTGTGGATTAG
- a CDS encoding CotH kinase family protein, producing the protein MNRTFTLFFILLAVAKFSLLQAQSGANKDFFDPQTIQEIDLTFKSEKWRYLLDSLRYNGDGLLNAELKVNGKSFGRVGIRIRESGGFQPGNQRNNLHIQLDNVSSGQQLQGYKSIRLSSALRDPSMVREVLATDIASKFMPAPKANYANLTINGKYYGLMVNIEPFEAPFFERYFQSNNGAFYYCPAIRKDTIVRAGCLNGGFGTLQLEKNESCYGDNFVVVQGDGLRDLAELSRILNQSPAQIESILDVDRTLWMLAYNNVLINLYSYSGGKSTGYYLYKDADGRFAPLIGDFNFTFGSYKSTGRGSDLSLLQLQQMDPMLNVDNTLKPLINKLLSNPHYAKVYLSHLRTILFSELLTGAYETRAKQLQEFIKPALANDANKAYSNTDFDRSLIATIGRLTQIPGIVELMNERVRFLKRHPALAVLPPVVSDVKAKHREKFVASPMEEFQLNAKISEFATKVTVFYRYNNRESFKTAMMHDDGQHHDEKAGDFIYGVSLKPNSGNNRIEYYIQAENVKAIAYSPERYMFERHSATLEEINK; encoded by the coding sequence ATGAACAGAACTTTTACTTTATTCTTTATTCTGCTTGCAGTCGCTAAGTTCTCATTGCTCCAAGCACAATCCGGGGCCAACAAGGACTTTTTTGACCCGCAGACCATTCAGGAAATCGACCTCACTTTTAAGTCTGAGAAGTGGCGGTATTTGCTTGATTCATTGCGTTACAATGGCGATGGACTGCTCAACGCTGAGTTGAAAGTCAACGGAAAATCGTTTGGCCGCGTGGGCATCCGCATCCGGGAAAGTGGAGGATTCCAACCCGGAAATCAACGCAACAACCTGCACATTCAGTTGGACAACGTATCGAGTGGACAACAGTTACAGGGTTACAAAAGTATTCGCCTTTCGAGTGCTCTGCGCGACCCCAGTATGGTGCGTGAGGTGTTAGCCACGGATATTGCCAGCAAATTTATGCCGGCACCCAAAGCCAATTACGCCAATCTAACCATCAATGGAAAATATTATGGGTTGATGGTCAACATCGAACCTTTCGAGGCACCATTTTTTGAACGCTATTTTCAATCGAACAATGGCGCCTTTTATTACTGCCCGGCCATTCGTAAAGACACCATTGTCAGAGCGGGTTGTTTGAATGGTGGCTTCGGTACCTTGCAATTGGAAAAAAACGAGTCTTGCTACGGCGATAACTTTGTAGTTGTGCAAGGTGATGGTTTGCGGGATTTGGCAGAGTTGTCGAGAATACTCAATCAATCACCCGCACAAATTGAATCCATTCTGGATGTCGACCGCACCTTGTGGATGTTGGCATACAACAACGTTTTGATCAATCTCTACAGCTACAGCGGCGGAAAAAGCACCGGATATTACCTGTATAAGGATGCTGATGGTCGGTTTGCTCCGCTGATTGGCGATTTCAATTTTACTTTTGGTTCGTACAAAAGCACTGGACGTGGTTCGGACTTGAGCCTCTTGCAACTCCAACAGATGGATCCCATGCTCAATGTTGACAACACGCTTAAGCCGTTGATCAACAAGCTTCTTTCAAATCCCCATTACGCAAAAGTGTACTTGTCGCATTTGCGTACGATTTTGTTTTCGGAGTTATTGACCGGTGCCTACGAAACCAGAGCCAAACAATTGCAAGAATTCATCAAACCCGCCCTAGCAAATGATGCCAATAAAGCCTATTCCAATACCGATTTTGACCGCAGCCTGATTGCTACCATTGGCCGCTTGACCCAAATTCCCGGCATTGTAGAATTGATGAATGAACGGGTTCGTTTTCTCAAACGCCATCCAGCATTGGCAGTTTTACCTCCGGTTGTATCCGATGTCAAAGCAAAACACCGTGAAAAATTTGTGGCCAGTCCTATGGAAGAATTCCAACTCAATGCCAAAATCAGTGAGTTTGCGACCAAAGTGACGGTTTTTTACCGCTACAACAATCGGGAATCTTTCAAAACGGCCATGATGCACGATGACGGCCAGCACCACGATGAAAAAGCCGGAGATTTCATTTATGGCGTCAGTCTGAAGCCTAACTCCGGCAACAACCGCATTGAATACTACATTCAGGCCGAAAATGTTAAAGCCATTGCTTATTCCCCCGAACGCTACATGTTCGAGCGGCATTCCGCTACCTTGGAAGAAATCAATAAATAG